The sequence TGATCTCCGGCGCCACCTCGCGGGGGCATTTGCCCCGCAGGTCTGCCAGACCTTGTTCCGTCACCACCACCTTGACGTCGTGCTCGGAGTGGTCGAAATGGGTGACGAATGGCACGATGCTGGAGATTTTGCCGCCCTTGGCGACGGAGGGCGTGACAAAAATGGACAGGTACGCGTTGCGCTCGAAATCGCCACTGCCACCGATGCCGTTCATCAGGTGCGTGCCCATCACGTGGGTGGAGTTCACATGACCATAAATGTCCGCTTCCAGGGCGGTGTTGACGGCGATGACACCCAACCGGCGGATTATTTCCGGATTGTTGGACATCTCCTGCGGACGCAACAGGATGTGGCGCTTGTACCGGGCGAGGTCCTGATGAAACCGCTTCTCGCCTTCGGCCGACAGCGTGATGGAAGTGCCTGAGGCGAAGACGACCTTGCCGGCATCGATCAGGTCCAGCACCGAATCCTGAATGACTTCGGAATAGAACTCCATGTTCTGGAATTCGGAGTTGAGGAATCCTTGCAGCACCGCGTTGGCCACCCCGCCCACGCCCGACTGCCACGGCAGGCCCCGGGGCATCCGACCGGAGCGGATCTCATGGGTGATGAAATCGATGATCAGTTCGGCGATTCGTTTTTCCGCATCGCTGCAGGGGGTGAAGGAGCCGTGGCTGTCCGGCTTGTCCGAGACGACAATGTGGCGGATGCGATCGACGTCCGTGACCATGTAAGGCCGGCCGATCCGGTTGGACGCTTTCACGATGGGGATGGGCTGCCGGTCGGGCTGGTCCTGGGGCACGTAGATGTCGTGGATCCCTTCCAGTTCCAGCGGGTGCGTTGTGTTCAGCTCCACGATGATTGTTTTGGCGAGCCGGCACAGCGTGGGGGAGATGCCGACGCTGGTCGTGGGGACGAGGTGGCCCTCCTCGGTGATGGCATGGGCTTCGATCACGGCCACGTCGATGGGGCCAAAGTAGCCGTAGCGGATCTCCGAGGACACATGGCTCAGGTGCTGATCGTAGAACCGGGTTGCCCCGGCGTTGATCTGGTCGCGGAGCTTCTTGTTGGACTGGTAGGGCATTCGGCGGTCGATGGCGCCCACCTCCGCCAGTGCTCCATCCAACTCGTCGCCAACGCTGGCGCCGGTGAACAGGTTGATGCGCGTCTTCTCACCGGTGCGTTTGATCCGCTCGGCCAAGGCTTTGGGTACCAGCTTGGGGTAGCCGGCCGGGGTGAAGCCGCTGCACCCGACATTCATGCCGTTCTGAATGAGATCGGCGGCTTCCTCCGCTGTGGTGATCTTGTCCGACAGTTTGGGATGACGAATTCGATTTTTCATCGCACGATTCTCCTGGCTGTGAAGGTACTTTCATGTGATGGATTCCAACTTGCGGATGACCACCCGCTTGCCGGCGGCGCCCACCACCTCGACGGTGTCGCCGAGGGCGACGGAGCCGGGCTTTTCCGGCAGGCCGATCCAGTCGGCGCCCTCGCAATGGAGCATGAAGAGTCCGGCGTGCGGATCGACGATGTCTTGAAGCCGGCCGGTGCGGCCGACGATGGCCTGGATCTTCGGATCGTCCGCCGGCCGGATGCACCGCCGGAACAGCCAACGGGTGAACGGTTCCAGAATCAGCACGCCGCCAGCCACGGCCAGCCACTGGCACCAGGTGGGGGCGCGCAGGTGCGCGGCGGCCGATGCCAGCAGGCACCCCCCGATCAGCGGCAGCAGCGGCCGGAAGCGGGTCACCAGGTAGAAAATCAGCAACAGGATGGCGGGAACCAGCCAGTACCAGTGGGTCATGTATCCTTCCCTGAAATCATCCAAATGATCGGCGTGTGGCTTGTCCGACGGCAGTCACACACACAAGGCTGCCCGGACTGCGGCCGGCGCTTATGAGATGAACTCAACGTCTCGAGGCATCTTGAGCTCGAAGGTCTTGTCCTTCACCTTCTTATTAATTTCGATCTTTCGGAACTGAATATCCGTGTAGTCGCCGTTGGGTTCCTCGATTCGCTGGCGGGCCGGAATGCCGGTGCCGGCCTCGATCCACAGGTTCAGGCTCTTGAAATACGACTTCAGCTTCGGGCTTTTCGGGTACAGCGTAAGCACGTGGTAGACCATCTTCCCTTCCACTTCATCGTGGAGGTAGGTGATGTCGAAATTGCTCTTGAGATCATCCACCGAAGTGCCGATGCCGAAGTTGGCATAACGCGCCTGCGATTCGTCGATCTTTCTCCTGACCGCCTGGTTTTTTTTGGGGTAGAACACCAGGATCTCCCGGGGAGTGACCAGCAGGATGGTTTTGCGGGGTTCCTCGATCTCCTTTTTCAGGTAAATCCCGTCGGTTTCTTTCTTGAAGTAAAATTTCCCTTTTTCGAGCTCGTCGTATTCCTGAATGATGTTGAGGTATTTGCGCTGGATGATGTCGGCCTGGAACGTGCGCAGCACCTTGTTAAGCTGATTGAGCTTTCGCAGCACCCGATCGAGTTTGGCGCTGTCGCCCGCGGCGGCTGAGGGAACGCTCAGCGTCGCAAACAGGAACAGCAAGCCGGTCAGAACCATGCGTTTCATCTGTGGCCTCGAGACTACCCGATGAGGTGGAGGTGGGCGGCCGGCGGATGAGTGACGGCCGGGGTCGGCTTGGCCCGCCGCTCGAAGCAGCTGTGCGGCACCAGGAAGATGAACAACAGGATGAGTATGACGATGATGTCGTAGGCAATGCTGCCGCGCTCATACTTCCACAGGAAAATATTGTGCAACAGACTTTTGATTCTGCCCATGCCGTACGCCCGTCGCTCAGCGACTGAAGATGTCCTCGTGTTCCACGAGGAGTTCGCTACGGGGCTGCCGCAGGATCTGGCCGTCCCGCATCTCCACAATCCGATGCGCGTACGACGCCGCTTCGGAGTTGTGGGTGATCATGACCACGGTCTGGTTGAACCGGAGATTGAGATCCCGGAGCATCGTCAGGACGATCTGCGAATTCACGGTGTCGAGGTTGCCGGTGGGTTCGTCTGCGAGGATGAGAGCGGGCCGGTTGATGAGCGCCCGGGCGAGGGCCACGCGCTGCTGTTCGCCGCCCGACAGCTCCAGCGGTTTGTGGTCCATCTTGTCCTGAAGGCCCAGGATGCCGAGAATCTCCTCCACGGTGTGGGTGTCGAACGTCCCGTTGCCGCGGATCTGGCGCGCCAGCTGGAGATTTTCCCGGGCGGAGATTGTTGAAAACAGATTGAATCGCTGGAACACAAAACCGATCTTGGCCCGGCGGATCTCGGTCCGCTCGCGGTCTGAGCAGTCGGCCAGGTTCCGGTCCTCGATCAGGACGTCGCCGGATGTCGGACAGAGCAGGCCGCCCATGATGTGCAGCAGGGTGGATTTGCCACAACCCGACGGCCCCATGATGGCGATGAATTCCCCGCGTCTGATCTGCAAATCGACTCCGCGCAGTGCCGGTACGTCCACCTTGCCGATGCGGTAAATTTTGGTCAGTTTGCGGATAGTGACGATATCTTGCATCAATCCAATCCGGTGAAAACGTAACAAACCAGTATATTTTGATTTGCCCGCCTGTTCAAGGTGAAAGGCAGGCACGCGCTTTATTCGTACATCAGCGCTTCGACGGGATCCTGGCGGGCGGCCCGGTAAGCGGGATAGGTGGACCCGAAGATCCCGCTCGCCAACGCGATGAGCGCCACGTAGATGATCCACTCCAGCCGAATCTCGAACGGCAGCGACGGGTACAACACGTGCAGCACCCGCGTCGCCAGGAAGGTGAGCACCAGCCCGACACCGACGCCGACGACGGTGAGCAGCATCGACTCCTTCAGGATCAGGTTGACGATGTAACCCTTCGAAGCGCCCAGCGATTTCAGGATGCCGATTTCGCGGGTGCGTTCGGTGATGGTGGTGTACATGGTGAGCAGGATCACCAGGAAGCTGATGAGGACCGCGCTGACGATGATCGCCGCGGTGAACTCCTTGAGGCCGGGCAGGTTCGAGGCCATGACCTTGTAAATGTCCGAGGCCCGCGTCACGTTGTAGCCTTTGAACGGATCGACGCGGAGCAGGTGCTGGTAGACCGGCTCGATCCGGGAGTCCGAGTCGCATTTGATATAGAAGATGGAGACCTTTTCCTTCGAATCGTTCAGGTCCTGCAGCGTTTCCAGCGGCACCAGGATGCGGGCGGCAATGCCCGCCTTGAAAATGCCTACAATCGTGAAGGTGTGGTTCAGGATGTTCAACGTGTCGCCAAGCTTGGTGTGGTGGGATTGCTGGTATACATCGTCCACGATGCACTCGAATGGAGCCTGGAACAGGCGGCCCTGCAAGACTATGATGCCGTCACCGCTCACTTGGTTGAAGGAATGGGGATCGATGCCGAAAATCAGCGAGAAACTCTGCTTGGAAAACTGATGGAGCATGGGGGAAACATGCCGGATGCCATCGACTTCCAGCAGTTTGTCCTTGATCCGGATGGGCATGGTGGCGTTATTGAGGGCCAGCAGGAGCGAGGAGCCGGGAGGTTGAAACAACAGATCCGCCTTGATGTTTTGCGTGCGGTACGCCGAATCCTTCAGCATGCCCTGGGTCAGCCCGACGAACAGCAGAATCATCACCACACCCAGGCTGACCGCCAGGATGCTGACGATGGTCCGGGTGGGACGCTTCTTGACGTTGGCGATGATCAGGCCCACGGGCACCTCATGACTTGGGGGATATCTGTTCCACCGTGGCGTCGTCCGGAACGCTCAAGGCGAACATCTGGTCATTGAGCGGCGCATCGACTTCCAGCCGTTTGACCGAGAAGTCCACCCGATAGCCCTCGCGCGGGCGATAGAGCCGGATCTCCGCGGGGAACTCGCCGGAGGTGAACGGGCGGTGGGGGCCGTAGCTCACCTCGCTGACCGGTGCTCCGTCGGGGGCGTACAGGACCTTCTTGCGGATGCTGAGGCTGGAACGTTCCAGCCAGATTTTCTGGAGCACCAGCGGCGCGCCACCCGTGACGTCCAGCTCATGGATCACGTAGTACCGCTCGACGGCGGTGTCTTCCTGGGTGACGGCCAGGCGGGAGTCCGGCTTGAGCCGTTGATGGAAAAATGTCTGGGTGATGTGCCAGGGGCGCAGCTGGGACAAGTTGTAGCGGGGTGAGCGCTCGTCGGCAGCCGGTTCCTGGGGCAGGGCGGCGAGGTCATCGCCCATGACGCCCCGGTACAGGGTGTTGCGGCGGGGATACCAGATCTCAAACTGGGCTCCCCGGGCCACGACGTCCAGGGCGGTGGTCTTGATCATGGGGAGGTGGATCTGCAGCCGGAGGTCGCCCTGCCGGTTGACGATCATCACCGCGTCGGCGGACGGCAGTTTCTCGCGTTTCTGTCGGGTTGCGGATTCGGCGGAGAAGGTCAACTCCGCTTTCCGGATCAGCAGCGTGCTGGGCGCACCACAGAGCCGGTCGAACCGGGCCAGAAGCTCCTCCCGGCTCAGCGTCTGGGCCTGCTGGAACGCAGGGCTGACCCGCACGGTTTCCTTGTGCACGCCACACGCGCCGGTAGCCATAGCGGCGGCCAGGGCCAGGCCGGCCGATGCGGTTCTCAGGTGATGCTGCCAGCTGCGGTTCAAGGCGTTCCGCCCTCCAAAAAATCCAGAGAAATCTATCAGAAAGGGCCTTCCGAGTCAAGGTTTACGCTGGATTTCACCCCTGTTTCTGGTAAAATCGAGGCCATTGAAGGCGGGGGAGTCATGAATCGTTCCCAACAAAAGAAATTCCGCGAACTGCTCGGGTTCCTGCTGCTGTTTCTGGTTTTCCTGTTCGGGCTGGCCCTCGTCTCGTACAGCCCTGAGGATGCGTCGCTCAACGTCAGCACCACCCTGAGCCAGTCGCGGAATTTCATCGGCCGTACCGGCGCCTGGATCAGTGATTTCTGCTGTCATCTGTTCGGATACGGCGCCGTCCTGCTGGCCCTGCCGGTGGTCTTCCTGGCGGTCCGGATGATCCGGAGCCGGGAGATGGCGGGGCTGTTCGTCCAGTGGTTGGGGACCGTGGTGCTGATGGCGGCCGTATGCGGGCTGCTGGACCTGCTGTTCTCCACGCCGGTGGGATTGGCCAATTTCACACCGGGCGGCATCCTCGGCGGCACGCTGAAGCACTTTCTGGTGTACTACCTGAACACGGGCGGCGCCGCTCTGCTGCTTGGCGCCTGCCTCCTGGCCGGGCTCCTGCTGCTCACCCCAAGGACTCTGGGCGAGCTCTTCGGTCGAATCGGTGGTTTGTTCCGGCGACAGTCCGCGGCCGGCCCGGAGCAGCCGGACGAGGCTGACTCCGACGCTTCGGCACCCAAGGCCGAAACGAAGTCGTTCTCTCCGGCGGAGACCGAACCGGTCCAGCGGCGCGGCGCTCCTGAACCGGAGACTGTCGCCGGCGACGCCCGGACGGAGGAGGCGGCGACCGCGGGCGGTGACGCGCGGGCCGCGGCGGCCAAACCCGGGTTCCGAATTCCCATCACCCCGCTTGAGTTCACCGAAGAGGCGGGGCCCGAACCGGACGTGCACACCAGCAACCGCCGCCAGATCGGACGCTTCCGCCTGCCGCCGTTCTCCCTCCTCGAGCGCGCCGACAGCGTGGCCAAGATCAGCGAAACCGAGCTGATGGAAAAGGCTCAGCAGATCATCCGCAAGTATCAGGAGTTCGGCATCGAGGGGGCCATCGATGCCATCCATCCGGGGCCCGTGGTCACCCTCTTCGAGTTCAAACCCGCACCCGGCGTCAAGTACAGCAAGATGATCTCCCTGGTGGACGACTTGTGCCTGGGACTCCGGGCGGAGTCGATCCGGATCGACCGCATCCCCGGCAAGTCCACCGTCGGTATCGAGGTGCCCAACTCCCAGCGGCAGACCATCCACATCCGCGAGGTCATCGAGTCGAAGGAAGTCCAGAACTCCCGCTCCCGGCTCACGCTGGCCCTGGGCAAGCGGATCAACGGCGACGTTTTCGTCACCGACCTGATGAAGATGCCCCACCTTCTGGTGGCCGGGGCGACGGGTTCGGGCAAGAGCGTGGGCCTGAACACCATGATCACCTCCATCCTGTATCGGGCCACTCCGGACGAGGTCCGGTTCATCTTCATCGATCCGAAACGGCTGGAACTGGGGGCGTACGCCGACATCCCCCATCTCCTGACCCCCATTGTCACCGATGCCAAGCTTGCCGCCAACACGCTGCTGTGGGCCGTCCATGAGATGGAGGAGCGGTACAAGCTGCTGGCGAAATACTCCGTGCGGGAGATCGATGGTTTCAACCGGCTGTGCCTGGAAAACGAGGACCTCGATCCGCTCCCCATGATCGTCATCGTCATCGACGCGTTGGCCGAGCTGCTCAGCGTGGCGTCCAAGGAGGTGGAGTTGTGCCTCCAGCGGCTGGCCCAGATGGCCCGGGCGGTGGGCATTCACCTGATCATCGCCACCCAGCGTCCGTCGGTGGAAGTGGTGACCGGCGTGATCAAGGCGAATTTCCCCTCGCGCATCTCCTTCCGGCTCCTGTCGCGGCACGACTCCAAGACCATCCTGGACACCATCGGTGCCGAGCATCTCCTGGGCAAGGGCGACATGCTGTTCCTGCCGCCCAATTCGGCCAAGCTCATCCGCGTGCACGGCGCGTTCGTCTCCGAAGAGGAGACCAAGAAACTGGTGGACTTCCTCAAAGGGCAGGGAGAGCCGAGCTACACCGAGCTTCTCACGCCGGAGGCGGACAGCGCCGAAGACTCGGACAACGGCAACGGTCTGGGCGACGATCCGCTGTTTGACGAGGTGGCCCGATTCGTGGTCAAGAACCGCAAGGCGTCCACCTCGGTGCTCCAACGCCGTTTCCGCATCGGCTATGGCCGGGCGGCTCGCCTGATGGATATCCTCGAGGAAGAGGGCATCATCGGACAGTCGATCGGCAGCCGGCCCCGCGACGTCTTGGTACCCCCCGACTATTTCGACTCGGTCAGCGAAACCCAGAACCCCGAAGCCTGACAACTCTGGATCAGCGCGAGTGCACCCAGACGGTGCCGCCGGCATGCCGCCGCATGGGATCTGGCCGCCCGGGCGGGAACCGTCCGCGCCTTGCGGCGTAATAGAAGCTGACAATTCATTGCGGAGAGCGGGAGGTGCTCCATGAAACGGTTGATTGTGTTGACGGCGGTGGCCCTGATCACGGTGGCGGCTGTGCCGGTGTTTGCCGGACCGCCGGATGATGGCGACCGGCAAGTGTACGTACATGTGTCCGGCGACGCCAGCCGGGCTTTTCTGGGAGTCAACCTGCGCGATCTGAACGCGAAGGAACTCGATGAGTGGAAGGAACCGGACGATCTGGGGGCCTACGTGGTGAAGGTGACGGCCGATTCGCCGGCGGCCAAAGCCGGCTTGGCGGAGGGGGACATCATCATGCGGTATGCCGGAATCCCGGTGCTCGGCGTCACCCATCTGACCGGCTTGGTCCGCGCGACTCCTCCCGGCAAGACGGTGAGCATCGAGATCGCCCGCGGCGGCAAGCGCCAGACCCTTCAGGCGACCCTGGGCAAGCGGGACGGCGATTACTTCGTCGGCGTGCCCGGCGAGTCTTTATTCACCATCCCGGAAATGCCCAAACGAATACCGGATGAATTTAAGGATTACAACCGCACCTTGCGGCAGTATTTTGTGACGCGCCGGCCCCGGTTGGGTATCTTCTACGATGACCTGACCGATCAGCTCGCCAAGTTTTTCGGTGTGCCTGAAGGCAAGGGTGTGCTCATCACCTCGGTGGCCGAGGATTCGCCGGCCGCAAAGGCCGGCTTGGCGGCCGGTGACGTCATTGTGGCGATCGGCGATTCGAAGGTGACGGATTCCAGCGACCTGATGCGGGCCCTGTCCGGAGAGGAAGACGATGGAACGTTGGCGGTCAAGATATACCGGAAAGGAAAGGCCATGGATGTGCGCGTCACACTGGATGATGACAAACCCGAGCTTCCGAAAGCCCGGAAGCTGTCTGTCTGAACCGTCCCCCGATTGACGGGCATAAAAAAACCCACCCCGAGGGGTGGGTTTTTCATTTTCCAGAGACGGATCAGAAGATCTTTTTCTTCTTCTTTTCCTCTTCCGCCTGCAGCTTCTTTTTCAGGATCAGCGACTGGGCGGCCAGACGGTCGGCCTTGAGAGTGTAATCGTCCTTGAGCGCCTGGTCGTCCACGAGCATGGCCTTCTTGCGGTAGCACAGGTTAAGGAAGCTCATGGCGTCGGCGTAGTTCGGATCGATCTCCATGGCCTTCTGCAGGGAGGTGATACCTTCCTCGATGACTTGGTCGGCCTTGGCCTTGTCCTCGGGAGTCATGTTAGGCACATTCTCTCCGTTGGGCCCGGTGGACTGGTTGACGATGTTCCAGTCGATGACCCCGATGCCGTATAGAGGCACGGGATTGTTGGGTTCCAGCTCGATGCGCTTGCGATACCAGGTTTTCGATTTTTCGTACTCGTTCATTGCGTTGTAAAGGCTGGCAATGCTCTGGATCGCATTCACGTTGTCGGGACTGTATTCCAGCACTTTCTCGAAGGTCTTGATCGCCATGTTGGCCGTCTTGAGGTTGCGGTCGGTGAAGAGGTTGGGCACGTACTGTTGCATGTAGGAAGTAGCCAGGTATTCGTAGGCGATGTGGAGATCGGGGTCCAGTTCGATGGCCTTCTGAAAATTGGTGGCGGCTTCTTCGTACGATTTGTTCTTGAAGGCTTTGACGCCCTTGTTGAGCTGGTCGCGGGCCTTGAGGTTGTTCATCAGATCACAACCGCAGAGCCCCGCCACGAGCACAAGAGTAACCAGCAGCGTGAGGAAATGTTTGATTTTCATTTGGTCGCTCCCTTGTGGCTCACTCGAGTTCCGTCATCAACCCGATCTGCTCCACGCCGGCTCCCTTCGCGATGTCGATCGCCTTGACGATGTCGCCGTAGATCAGCCCCTTGGCGCCCTTGATGAAGATGGACTTGTCGGCGCGGGCGCTGTAGATCTGGGTCAGCCGCTGGCTCAACGAGTCGAAGGTGACCGGATCTTTGTTGATGAACATGGAGCCGTCAGTGTTGAGGCTGACGACGATGCCCAGGAACCGGTCCGCGATCTCCTGGGTGACTTCCGGCGGCAACTTCTCGGGAACCCGCACATCGAGGCCGTGTGGTGTGAACGGCGTGATAACCATGAAGATGATGAGGAGCACCAGCAGAATGTCGATGTACGGGGTCACATTGATATCCGATTTGGGGCCTCCTCCGCCCCCGACTGCCATTCCCATAGTGGCTCTCCTTTAGATTTTTTGCTTGTCGACCAGCAGGCCGATCTGCTCAAAGCCGACTTCCCGGATAAGGTCCAGCGTCTCGGTGACCTTTTCGTAGACGACACCCTGATCGCACTTGAGGAACACCCGGTCCTGCTGACGGACCTCCATCGCGGTGATCAGACCATCTTTAAGGTTGGCAGCGTCCTGCGGCACGTTGCCAAGGTAGAGCCGCATGGTCCGGTCCATGCCGACGACCAGGGCCTCGCGGTTTTCAGCTTCGGGCATCTCGATCACGTTCCGGCCCTTCGGCAGGTTGACCGTGATGCCTTTCTGCAGCAGCGGCGTCGTGATCATGAAAATGATCAGCAACACCAGCATGATGTCGGCCATCGGGGTCACGTTGATATCCGAGTTGACCCCGCTGGCTTTGTGTTTGACCTTAGAGGTTGCCACGGCTCACTGACCTGCGCTTGATGAAATAGTCAATCAACTCGGAGGAGGAGTTGTCCATCTCCACGGTGAAGGCTTCGATCCGGGTGGTGAAGTAGTTGAACAGCCACACGGCGGGGACTGCGACGAAGAGGCCGAACGCGGTGGTCACGAGGGCTTCCGAGATGCCGCCGGCGACGGCGCCGATGCCGGTGTCCTCGCCCTTGCTCATGCCGGCGAACGCGTTGATGATGCCGATGGTCGTGCCGAACAGGCCGACGAACGGGGCCGTGGCGCCGATGGTGGCCAGGGCGCCGGTGCCGCGCTTGAGCTCCTCACGGTTGATGGCGGCAGCGCGCTCCAGCGCACGTTTGGAGGCCTCGATCAGCTCGCCCGGCAGCTCGCTGGAGGCGGTGTGGGCCTGGAATTCCTTCAGACCGGCCACCACCACCTTGGCCAGGTGGGACTTGGTGTAGCGTTCGGACACCATGATCGCTTCTTCAATCTTGCCGTCCTTCAGCGCCTCGGCCACGGCCGGGGCGAATTCACGGCTCTGTTTCTTGGCGGCGCGGAACGTGAAGTAACGCTCCAGCATCACCGCGATCGACCAGACGGACATGATGGCGAGGATGAAAACCACGGCGCGCGCGGTCCAGCCCATCTTGTTCCACATGTCCATGTAATCCATGCCGCCTTCTTGAAGCAAAAATAGATACATCGTCGTACCTCCCAGTATTAGATTTGGTTATTGTGCGCCGAGCGTGAATCTGACCGTGACGGTGCCGATCACCGGGATCGGCTCGCCATTGAGCAAGGTGGGGGAGTATACCCACTGGGTCACCGCGTCAACCGCGGCCTGGGTAAGCAGGGGATGTCCGCTGATGACCTTGGTCTCGCGGACCCGGCCCGACTCATCCACCACAACCTGGAGGATCACCGTTCCCTGGACGCGCGCGGCGCGGGCCAGAGGCGGATAAACGGGTTGGACCTGATTGATCAACCGGGACGTCAACACCTGGCCGCCGACCCGGACCGGTTCCTTCTTCGGCGGGGGCGGAGGTGGCGCCACATTGGCCGTGCCGCCGACAACCGCCGGGCCGGTGCTGCCCACCACGCCGCCGACAACGCCGCCGGGCACGCCGCCGGGCACGCCGCCAGCCACACCGCTGCCGCCTGTGTTCAGGCCGAGCAGGTCGGCCAGGTCGGACTTGTCAGAAGGAGGCGGGATCTCGTTGGAGATCTCTTTCGGGGCGTAAGTTTTCGACAAGTCAATATTGACTTGCGGCCGATCCACCTTGGGGGCCTGCTTGGGCGCCTCAGACGGCGGCGGCGGAGGGGGGGGCGGCGGCGGTGGTGGCGGAGGCGCCGCCAGGAACGTCAGCAGCTCGCCCACCTGGGCGGGAAGCGCCTCGGGAAAGAGCAATGGGACCAAGACGAGCGCCAACAGGGCCACACCGTGTATGATCAAGGCCACCACCATGGTCACACCGGTCTTGGTCTTTGCCCTGTTGGTTGAAGATTCCAACAAGTTCTCAAACATCTGCGCCTCCTGGCCCCCGCAAGGGTAGTGGTCCGACGCGGGAGCTTAGATATGACATTATCAATTCAGAGACCAGCCGAGATCAAGCGAATTTATAGACCTTTTTCTCCTTGGCGGTGCCGAGGTATCGCATCCAGAGGTAGGTCAGCGGGCTGGCGACGGCGATCGAGGAGTAGGTGCCGATGATGATGCCGATCAC is a genomic window of Acidobacteriota bacterium containing:
- a CDS encoding energy transducer TonB — protein: MFENLLESSTNRAKTKTGVTMVVALIIHGVALLALVLVPLLFPEALPAQVGELLTFLAAPPPPPPPPPPPPPPSEAPKQAPKVDRPQVNIDLSKTYAPKEISNEIPPPSDKSDLADLLGLNTGGSGVAGGVPGGVPGGVVGGVVGSTGPAVVGGTANVAPPPPPPKKEPVRVGGQVLTSRLINQVQPVYPPLARAARVQGTVILQVVVDESGRVRETKVISGHPLLTQAAVDAVTQWVYSPTLLNGEPIPVIGTVTVRFTLGAQ